The following proteins are co-located in the Polymorphospora rubra genome:
- a CDS encoding type III PLP-dependent enzyme: MPDLAALFSAADPPPTPAYVYDLDELDRSHAALRAALPAGGELFYSLKANPHPAVVGALVGAGCRAEVCSPGELRAALEAGADPAGMLYTGPGKRDVDVAEAIEAGVGFFSVDSPYGLDQLDRIARRYATPVRALVRVNDDSPAPGQGLTMTGVASQFGADVRWVRKEPELFAARAYVRPVGFHLYMGSNIAAEDALYAQFAQSVATAVELAGATGVEPEVLDLGGGFGVPFARAGGRPDLTGLADRLTALLTDAFPGWPDRGPAVAFESGRYLVGTCGTLVTRVLDVKRSQDATVVILESGINHLGGMSGLRRLPPIVPDLVAVDGATGEPVPATMVTGPLCTPLDTWARAATLPPPRPGQLVAVPNVGAYGLYASLVAFLGHPAPVEVTIAGGRVTGMTRLALTRNVVTGTNRG, translated from the coding sequence ATGCCTGACCTCGCGGCACTGTTCTCGGCGGCGGATCCGCCGCCGACCCCGGCGTACGTCTACGACCTCGACGAACTCGACCGGTCGCACGCCGCCCTGCGGGCCGCGCTGCCCGCCGGCGGCGAACTGTTCTATTCGCTGAAGGCCAACCCGCATCCGGCGGTGGTCGGCGCGCTGGTCGGCGCGGGCTGCCGCGCCGAGGTGTGTTCGCCCGGCGAGCTGCGGGCCGCCCTGGAGGCCGGCGCCGATCCGGCCGGGATGCTCTACACCGGGCCGGGCAAGCGCGACGTCGACGTCGCGGAGGCGATCGAGGCCGGGGTCGGGTTCTTCTCCGTCGACTCGCCGTACGGGCTGGACCAGCTGGACCGGATCGCCCGCCGGTACGCGACGCCGGTACGGGCGCTGGTGCGGGTCAACGACGACAGCCCGGCCCCCGGCCAGGGGCTGACGATGACCGGGGTGGCGTCGCAGTTCGGCGCCGACGTCCGGTGGGTGCGCAAGGAGCCGGAGCTGTTCGCGGCGCGTGCGTACGTGCGCCCGGTCGGCTTCCACCTCTACATGGGCAGCAACATCGCCGCCGAGGACGCGCTGTACGCCCAGTTCGCGCAGTCGGTGGCGACCGCGGTGGAGCTGGCCGGGGCGACCGGTGTCGAGCCGGAGGTGCTCGACCTCGGCGGCGGGTTCGGGGTGCCGTTCGCGCGGGCCGGCGGCCGGCCCGACCTCACCGGCCTCGCGGACCGGCTGACCGCGTTGCTGACCGACGCCTTCCCCGGCTGGCCCGACCGCGGGCCGGCGGTCGCCTTCGAGTCCGGCCGCTACCTGGTCGGCACCTGCGGGACCCTGGTCACCCGGGTCCTCGACGTCAAGCGGTCGCAGGACGCGACGGTCGTGATCCTCGAGTCCGGGATTAACCACCTCGGCGGCATGTCCGGGCTGCGCCGGCTGCCGCCGATCGTGCCGGACCTCGTCGCGGTCGACGGCGCGACCGGCGAACCGGTCCCGGCGACGATGGTCACCGGCCCGCTCTGCACGCCGCTGGACACCTGGGCCCGGGCCGCGACGCTGCCGCCGCCGCGACCCGGCCAACTCGTCGCCGTGCCCAACGTGGGCGCCTACGGCCTCTACGCCAG